One part of the Solanum dulcamara chromosome 3, daSolDulc1.2, whole genome shotgun sequence genome encodes these proteins:
- the LOC129881738 gene encoding non-specific lipid-transfer protein-like, producing the protein MKMKEAMLCSLIVLGFVGFVTMKNTVPLKSLICYQAQDLLSPCQPFLLGCRENITAECCQGSQILASLVNDSTIDDIKDLCKCLQKTGNSSTIDVKKGRKLFKVCKIKRVPIGPNVDCDSIHNMDSMQYSQYGLPN; encoded by the exons ATGAAGATGAAAGAAGCAATGTTATGTTCACTAATTGTTCTAGGATTTGTAGGATTTGTGACTATGAAAAATACTGTCCCTTTGAAATCACTTATCTGCTATCAAGCCCAAGATCTATTATCACCATGCCAACCATTTTTGCTGGGTTGTAGAGAAAATATTACAGCAGAGTGTTGTCAAGGTTCTCAAATTTTGGCTAGTCTTGTGAATGATAGTACAATTGATGATATTAAAGACTTATGCAAGTGTCTTCAGAAAACTGGAAATTCTTCTACAATTGATGTTAAAAAGGGAAGAAAACTTTTTAAGGTTTGTAAGATCAAGAGAGTTCCTATTGGTCCAAACGTGGATTGTGATAG TATTCACAATATGGACAGCATGCAGTATTCACAATATGGACTCCCAAATTGA